The Pseudomonas eucalypticola genome has a window encoding:
- a CDS encoding malic enzyme-like NAD(P)-binding protein, which translates to MSDLKTAALEYHAQPRPGKLSVELTKPTATARDLSLAYSPGVAEPVREIGRDPELAYKYTGKGNLVAVISDGTAILGLGNLGPLASKPVMEGKGVLFKRFAGIDVFDIEVDSESPQAFIDTVKRISITFGGINLEDIKAPECFEIERALIEQCDIPVFHDDQHGTAIVTAAGMINALEIAGKTLEEAKIVCLGAGAAAISCMKLLVSMGAKIENIFMVDRTGVVHAGRDDLNQYKAVFAHATDKRTLDDAIEGADVFVGLSGPNLLSAEQLKRMAANPIVFACSNPDPEISPELAHATRNDVIMATGRSDYPNQVNNVLGFPFIFRGALDVRAKRINEEMKIAAANALRELAKLPVPQEVCDAYGGISLEFGREYIIPKPMDARLITVISDAVAKAAIETGVATLPYPSNYPLQSVDDVFKG; encoded by the coding sequence ATGTCTGATTTGAAAACTGCCGCTCTCGAGTACCACGCCCAGCCACGTCCTGGGAAACTGAGTGTCGAGCTCACCAAACCTACCGCCACTGCCCGTGACCTTTCGCTGGCCTACAGCCCTGGCGTCGCCGAACCGGTTCGTGAAATCGGTCGTGACCCGGAACTGGCCTACAAGTACACCGGCAAGGGCAACCTGGTTGCAGTCATTTCCGATGGTACTGCCATCCTCGGCCTGGGTAACCTGGGCCCACTGGCTTCCAAGCCAGTCATGGAAGGCAAGGGCGTTCTGTTCAAGCGTTTCGCCGGCATCGACGTATTCGACATCGAAGTCGACTCCGAGAGCCCGCAGGCTTTCATCGACACCGTCAAGCGCATCTCCATCACCTTCGGCGGCATCAACCTGGAAGACATCAAGGCACCTGAGTGCTTCGAGATCGAGCGCGCGCTGATCGAGCAGTGCGACATTCCGGTCTTCCACGATGACCAGCACGGCACCGCCATCGTGACCGCCGCGGGCATGATCAACGCCCTGGAAATCGCCGGCAAGACCCTGGAAGAGGCGAAGATCGTCTGCCTGGGCGCTGGTGCCGCCGCTATCTCCTGCATGAAACTGCTGGTAAGCATGGGCGCCAAGATCGAAAACATCTTCATGGTCGACCGTACCGGCGTGGTCCACGCTGGCCGTGACGACCTGAACCAGTACAAGGCCGTGTTCGCCCACGCCACCGACAAGCGTACCCTGGACGACGCCATCGAAGGCGCCGACGTGTTCGTTGGCCTGTCGGGCCCGAACCTGCTGAGCGCCGAGCAACTCAAGCGCATGGCTGCCAACCCGATCGTGTTCGCGTGCTCCAACCCAGACCCGGAAATCTCCCCGGAACTGGCCCACGCTACCCGTAACGACGTGATCATGGCCACTGGCCGTTCGGACTACCCGAACCAGGTCAACAACGTACTGGGCTTCCCATTCATCTTCCGTGGTGCCCTGGACGTACGCGCCAAGCGCATCAACGAGGAAATGAAAATCGCCGCCGCCAACGCCCTGCGCGAACTGGCCAAGCTGCCGGTGCCTCAGGAAGTGTGCGATGCCTACGGTGGTATCTCGCTGGAATTCGGCCGTGAGTACATCATTCCGAAGCCAATGGACGCCCGCCTGATCACCGTCATCTCCGATGCCGTGGCCAAGGCTGCCATCGAGACTGGCGTGGCTACCCTGCCGTACCCGTCGAACTACCCGCTGCAAAGCGTGGATGATGTGTTCAAAGGCTAA
- the hslV gene encoding ATP-dependent protease subunit HslV has product MTTIVSVRRHGKVVMGGDGQVSLGNTVMKGNAKKVRRLYHGQVIAGFAGATADAFTLFERFEGQLEKHQGHLVRAAVELAKEWRTDRSLSRLEAMLAVANKDASLIITGNGDVVEPEDGLIAMGSGGAYAQAAARALLMKTELSAREIAETALGIAGDICVFTNHNLTIEEQDLAE; this is encoded by the coding sequence TTGACCACCATCGTTTCAGTTCGCCGCCACGGCAAAGTCGTCATGGGCGGCGACGGCCAGGTTTCCCTCGGTAATACCGTGATGAAAGGCAACGCCAAGAAAGTGCGCCGCCTGTACCACGGCCAGGTCATCGCCGGCTTCGCCGGTGCCACCGCCGACGCCTTCACGCTGTTCGAGCGCTTTGAAGGCCAACTGGAGAAACATCAGGGCCACCTGGTGCGTGCCGCCGTGGAACTTGCCAAGGAATGGCGCACCGACCGCTCCCTGAGCCGCCTGGAGGCCATGCTGGCCGTTGCCAACAAGGACGCCTCCTTGATCATCACCGGCAACGGTGACGTGGTCGAACCCGAGGACGGCCTGATCGCCATGGGTTCCGGCGGCGCGTACGCGCAAGCCGCGGCCCGCGCCCTGCTGATGAAAACCGAGCTGTCTGCCCGCGAAATCGCCGAGACCGCCCTGGGCATCGCCGGCGACATCTGCGTGTTCACCAACCACAACCTGACCATCGAGGAGCAGGACCTCGCGGAGTGA
- a CDS encoding SPOR domain-containing protein produces the protein MVAKKKPAPKRGASRNSAPAKQPIPGWVWMAVGLTVGAFIVFLMKLEPGHDDVKRVKPEQAKADKIAEANKTPPSPQAPVKPKYDFYTLLPESEVIVPPEAVPEKTPPVPAQPPVTPAEAAKIDTARAQAALSGQTPPPAPAVIKPAATTQFFLQAGSFRKQADADRVRAQIILLGQAVAVESGTVKDETWYRVLVGPFSNREQLTVAQKQLSGSGFSNLLLQQRQTRQ, from the coding sequence TTGGTTGCCAAGAAAAAACCTGCTCCCAAGCGTGGCGCCAGCCGAAACTCCGCTCCAGCAAAGCAGCCGATCCCAGGATGGGTATGGATGGCAGTCGGCCTCACGGTCGGCGCGTTCATCGTGTTTCTGATGAAGCTGGAGCCCGGCCACGACGACGTCAAGCGGGTCAAGCCCGAGCAGGCCAAGGCCGACAAGATCGCCGAGGCCAACAAGACGCCACCGAGCCCGCAGGCGCCGGTCAAGCCCAAGTACGACTTCTACACCCTGCTGCCCGAGTCGGAAGTGATCGTGCCGCCTGAAGCCGTGCCGGAAAAAACCCCGCCGGTGCCTGCGCAACCACCGGTCACCCCGGCGGAAGCCGCGAAGATCGATACCGCCCGGGCCCAGGCCGCCCTGTCGGGGCAGACGCCACCCCCGGCGCCGGCCGTCATCAAGCCCGCGGCGACCACGCAGTTCTTCCTGCAGGCTGGCTCGTTCCGCAAGCAGGCTGACGCCGACCGTGTGCGCGCGCAGATCATCCTGCTCGGGCAGGCCGTGGCGGTGGAGTCCGGCACCGTCAAGGACGAAACCTGGTACCGCGTGCTGGTGGGGCCGTTCAGCAACCGCGAACAGCTGACCGTGGCCCAGAAGCAACTGTCGGGCAGTGGCTTTAGCAACTTGCTGTTACAACAACGCCAGACCCGTCAGTAA
- the rpmE gene encoding 50S ribosomal protein L31 produces the protein MKPEIHPAYEAVDATCSCGNVIKTRSTLCKPLSLDVCSECHPFYTGKQKTLDTGGRVDRFQKRFGGFGARKV, from the coding sequence ATGAAACCAGAAATTCATCCAGCGTACGAAGCCGTTGACGCCACCTGCAGCTGCGGCAACGTCATCAAGACCCGTTCCACTCTGTGCAAGCCACTGAGCCTGGACGTTTGCTCCGAGTGCCACCCGTTCTACACCGGCAAGCAGAAAACTCTGGACACCGGCGGCCGTGTTGACCGCTTCCAGAAGCGTTTCGGCGGCTTCGGCGCTCGCAAGGTTTGA
- a CDS encoding gamma-butyrobetaine hydroxylase-like domain-containing protein, with protein MTRLPTAINLHKASKTLTLTYGPAEVYHLPAEFLRVHSPSAEVQGHGKPILQFGKLGVGLSKIEPAGQYALKLTFDDGHDSGLFTWDYLYQLSVRQEQLWADYLDELQKAGKTRDPALSVVKLML; from the coding sequence ATGACCAGACTCCCCACCGCCATCAACCTGCACAAAGCCTCGAAAACCCTGACGCTCACCTACGGGCCGGCCGAGGTGTACCACCTGCCCGCCGAATTCCTGCGCGTGCACTCCCCCTCCGCCGAGGTTCAAGGCCACGGCAAGCCGATACTGCAATTCGGCAAATTGGGCGTGGGCCTGTCCAAAATAGAGCCCGCCGGCCAATATGCACTGAAATTGACCTTCGATGACGGCCACGACAGCGGCCTGTTCACCTGGGACTATCTCTACCAGCTGTCAGTCCGCCAGGAACAGCTGTGGGCCGATTATCTCGACGAACTGCAAAAAGCCGGAAAAACCCGTGACCCCGCGTTGTCGGTAGTGAAACTGATGCTCTAG
- the argS gene encoding arginine--tRNA ligase translates to MKDTIRQLIQQALTQLVTEGVLPEGLTPAIQVENARDKKNGDFASNIAMMLAKPAGMKPRDLAEKLIAALPADAQVSKVEIAGPGFLNFFQNTQALAGRLDAALADAKVGVRKAGAAQRVVVDLSAPNLAKEMHVGHLRSTIIGDGVARVLEFLGDEVIRQNHVGDWGTQFGMLMAYLQENPITSDELSDLENFYRAAKQRFDESPEFADRARGLVVKLQAGDAECLALWTRFKDISLSHCQKIYELLNVKLTMADVMGESAYNDDLINVVNDLKAAGLLVESNGAQCVFLDEFKNAEGEPLPVIIVKADGGYLYATTDLAAVRYRSNTLQADRALYFVDQRQALHFQQVFAVARKAGFVGHPMDMEHMGFGTMNGADGRPFKTRDGGTVKLIDLLTEAQERAYVLVKEKNPELAEDELRNIAKVVGIDSVKYADLSKHRTSDYSFNFDLMLNFEGNTAPYLLYAYTRVAGVFRKLGKGFADVDGQIVLEAAQEHELAAKLAQFGEVLNNVAEKGTPHVLCTYLYDVAGLFSSFYENCPILSAETPEQQQSRLRLAALTGRTLKQGLELLGLETLERM, encoded by the coding sequence ATGAAAGACACCATTCGCCAGCTGATTCAACAAGCCCTCACCCAACTCGTCACGGAAGGTGTGTTGCCTGAAGGGTTGACGCCAGCGATCCAGGTGGAAAACGCCCGCGACAAGAAAAACGGCGACTTCGCCAGCAACATCGCCATGATGCTGGCCAAGCCCGCCGGCATGAAGCCGCGTGACCTGGCCGAGAAACTGATCGCCGCCCTGCCTGCCGACGCGCAGGTCAGCAAGGTCGAGATCGCCGGCCCCGGCTTCCTCAACTTCTTCCAGAACACCCAGGCCCTGGCCGGCCGCCTCGACGCGGCCCTGGCCGACGCCAAGGTTGGCGTACGCAAGGCCGGCGCCGCCCAGCGCGTGGTGGTCGACCTGTCCGCCCCCAACCTGGCCAAGGAGATGCACGTTGGCCACCTGCGCTCCACCATCATCGGTGATGGCGTGGCGCGGGTGCTGGAATTCCTCGGCGACGAGGTGATCCGCCAGAACCACGTGGGAGACTGGGGCACCCAGTTCGGCATGCTGATGGCCTACCTGCAGGAAAACCCCATTACCAGCGACGAGCTGTCGGACCTGGAAAACTTCTACCGCGCGGCCAAGCAGCGCTTCGACGAGTCGCCGGAGTTCGCCGACCGTGCCCGCGGCCTGGTGGTCAAGCTGCAGGCCGGCGATGCCGAGTGCCTGGCACTGTGGACGCGCTTCAAGGACATCTCGCTGTCCCACTGCCAGAAGATCTACGAGCTGCTGAACGTCAAGCTGACCATGGCCGACGTGATGGGCGAAAGCGCCTACAACGACGACCTGATCAACGTGGTCAACGACCTCAAGGCCGCTGGCCTGCTGGTGGAAAGCAACGGCGCCCAGTGTGTGTTCCTCGACGAGTTCAAGAACGCCGAAGGCGAGCCGCTGCCGGTGATCATCGTCAAGGCTGACGGCGGCTACCTGTACGCCACCACCGACCTTGCCGCCGTGCGCTACCGCAGCAACACGTTGCAGGCCGACCGCGCCCTGTATTTCGTCGACCAGCGCCAGGCCCTGCACTTCCAACAGGTGTTCGCCGTGGCTCGGAAGGCCGGCTTCGTGGGCCACCCGATGGACATGGAACACATGGGCTTCGGCACCATGAACGGCGCCGATGGCCGCCCGTTCAAGACCCGCGACGGCGGCACCGTGAAGCTGATCGACCTGCTGACCGAAGCCCAGGAACGCGCCTACGTGCTGGTGAAGGAAAAGAATCCTGAACTGGCCGAGGACGAACTGCGCAACATCGCCAAGGTGGTAGGCATCGACTCGGTGAAATACGCCGACCTGTCCAAGCACCGCACCAGCGACTACAGCTTCAATTTCGACCTGATGCTGAACTTCGAAGGCAACACCGCCCCCTACCTGCTGTACGCCTACACCCGCGTGGCCGGTGTGTTCCGCAAACTGGGCAAGGGTTTTGCCGACGTCGACGGCCAGATCGTTCTGGAAGCCGCGCAGGAACACGAACTGGCCGCCAAGCTGGCGCAGTTCGGCGAAGTACTGAACAACGTTGCCGAGAAGGGTACCCCCCACGTACTGTGCACCTACCTGTACGATGTGGCCGGGCTGTTCTCCAGCTTCTACGAAAACTGCCCGATCCTGAGCGCCGAGACGCCTGAGCAGCAGCAAAGCCGCTTGCGCCTGGCCGCCCTGACCGGTCGCACCCTCAAGCAAGGCCTGGAGTTGCTGGGCCTGGAAACCCTGGAGCGCATGTAA
- the hslU gene encoding ATP-dependent protease ATPase subunit HslU gives MSMTPREIVHELNRHIIGQDDAKRAVAIALRNRWRRMQLPAELRVEVTPKNILMIGPTGVGKTEIARRLAKLANAPFIKVEATKFTEVGYVGRDVESIIRDLADAALKLLREQEITRVQHRAEDAAEERILDALLPPARTGFNEDQGHSTDSNTRQLFRKRLREGQLDDKEIEIEVAEAVGVDISAPPGMEEMTSQLQNLFANMGKGKKKSRKLKVKEALKLVREEEAGRLVNEEELKAKALEAVEQHGIVFIDEIDKVAKRGNVGGADVSREGVQRDLLPLIEGCTVNTKLGMVKTDHILFIASGAFHLSKPSDLVPELQGRLPIRVELKALSPEDFERILQEPHASLTEQYRELLKTEGLNIEFAPEGIKRLAEIAWQVNEKTENIGARRLHTLLERLLEEVSFSAGDLAAAHSEAPILIDADYVNSHLGELAQNEDLSRYIL, from the coding sequence ATGTCCATGACCCCCCGCGAGATCGTCCACGAACTCAACCGCCATATCATCGGCCAGGACGATGCCAAGCGCGCCGTCGCCATTGCCCTGCGCAACCGCTGGCGCCGCATGCAGTTGCCTGCCGAGCTGCGTGTCGAAGTCACCCCCAAGAACATCCTGATGATCGGCCCTACCGGCGTCGGCAAGACCGAAATCGCCCGCCGCCTGGCCAAGCTGGCCAACGCGCCGTTCATCAAGGTCGAAGCCACCAAGTTCACCGAAGTGGGCTATGTGGGCCGTGACGTCGAGTCGATCATCCGCGACCTGGCCGACGCTGCCCTCAAGCTGCTGCGTGAGCAGGAAATCACCCGCGTGCAGCACCGCGCCGAAGACGCCGCTGAAGAACGCATCCTCGACGCCCTGCTGCCACCTGCGCGCACGGGCTTCAACGAAGACCAGGGCCACAGCACCGACTCCAACACCCGCCAACTGTTCCGCAAGCGCTTGCGCGAAGGTCAGCTGGACGACAAGGAAATCGAGATCGAAGTGGCGGAAGCCGTGGGCGTCGACATTTCCGCGCCGCCGGGCATGGAAGAAATGACCAGCCAGTTGCAGAACCTGTTCGCCAACATGGGCAAAGGCAAGAAGAAAAGCCGCAAGCTCAAGGTCAAGGAAGCACTCAAGCTGGTGCGCGAGGAAGAAGCCGGGCGCCTGGTCAACGAGGAAGAACTCAAGGCCAAGGCCCTGGAAGCCGTTGAGCAACACGGCATCGTGTTCATCGACGAAATCGACAAAGTAGCCAAGCGCGGCAACGTCGGCGGCGCCGATGTGTCCCGTGAAGGTGTGCAGCGCGACCTGCTGCCGCTGATCGAAGGCTGCACGGTGAACACCAAGCTGGGCATGGTCAAGACCGACCATATCCTGTTCATCGCTTCCGGCGCGTTCCACCTGAGCAAGCCGAGCGACCTGGTGCCTGAGCTGCAAGGCCGCCTGCCGATTCGCGTGGAGCTCAAGGCCCTGAGCCCGGAAGACTTCGAACGCATCCTGCAGGAGCCGCACGCTTCGCTGACCGAGCAGTACCGCGAACTGCTGAAAACCGAAGGCCTGAACATCGAGTTCGCGCCCGAAGGCATCAAGCGCCTGGCCGAGATCGCCTGGCAGGTCAACGAGAAAACCGAGAACATCGGTGCCCGCCGCCTGCACACCTTGCTCGAGCGCCTGCTTGAGGAAGTGTCGTTCAGCGCCGGCGACCTGGCCGCGGCCCACAGCGAAGCGCCGATCCTGATCGACGCCGACTACGTCAACAGCCACCTGGGTGAATTGGCGCAGAACGAAGACCTGTCCCGGTATATCCTGTAA
- the phaC gene encoding class II poly(R)-hydroxyalkanoic acid synthase: MSNKNHDELKYQASENTLGLNPVIGLRGKDLLSSARMILRQALRQPLHSAKHVAHFGLELKNVLFGKSSLTPESDDRRFSDPAWSQNPLYRRYLQTYLAWRKELHDWAGDSNLSDQDIARAHFVINLMTEAMAPTNSMANPAAVKRFFETGGKSLLDGLAHLAKDLVNNGGMPSQVNMDAFEVGKNLGITEGSVIYRNDVLELIQYRPTTEQTHERPLLVVPPQINKFYVFDLSPEKSLARFCLRSNVQTFIVSWRNPTKAQREWGLSTYIDALKEAVDVVTAVTGSPDVNMLGACSGGITCTALLGHYAAMGERKVNALTLLVSVLDTTLDTQVALFVDEQTLEAAKRHSYQSGVLEGKDMAKIFAWMRPNDLIWNYWVNNYLMGNEPPVFDILFWNNDTTRLPAAFHGDLIEMFKNNPLTRAGALEVCGTAIDLKQVDSDIFCLAGTNDHITPWTSCYKSAQLFGGKVEFVLSSSGHIQSILNPPGNPKARFMTNSQLTSTPAQWQEDSTKHTDSWWLYWAAWLAERSGELKKAPLKLGNKAYPAGEASPGTYVHER; encoded by the coding sequence ATGAGTAACAAGAACCACGATGAACTGAAGTACCAGGCCTCGGAAAACACCCTGGGGCTGAACCCTGTCATCGGCTTGCGCGGCAAGGATCTGCTCAGCTCAGCGCGCATGATTCTGCGTCAGGCACTCAGGCAGCCGCTGCACAGTGCCAAGCACGTGGCCCACTTCGGCCTGGAACTCAAGAATGTGCTGTTCGGCAAATCCAGCCTGACCCCGGAAAGCGATGACCGCCGCTTCAGTGACCCAGCCTGGAGCCAGAACCCCCTGTACCGCCGCTACCTGCAAACCTACCTGGCGTGGCGCAAGGAGCTGCACGACTGGGCGGGCGACAGCAACCTGTCCGACCAGGACATCGCCCGCGCCCACTTCGTCATCAACCTGATGACCGAGGCCATGGCCCCTACCAACAGCATGGCCAACCCGGCGGCGGTCAAGCGCTTCTTCGAAACCGGCGGCAAGAGCCTGCTCGACGGCCTGGCGCACCTGGCCAAGGACCTGGTCAATAACGGCGGCATGCCCAGCCAGGTCAACATGGATGCCTTCGAGGTGGGCAAGAACCTGGGCATCACCGAGGGCTCGGTGATCTACCGCAACGACGTGCTGGAGCTTATCCAGTACCGCCCCACCACCGAACAGACCCACGAACGGCCGCTGCTGGTAGTGCCGCCGCAAATCAACAAGTTCTACGTGTTCGACCTCAGCCCCGAGAAGAGCCTGGCGCGCTTCTGCCTGCGCAGTAACGTGCAGACCTTCATCGTCAGCTGGCGCAACCCCACCAAGGCGCAACGCGAATGGGGCCTGTCGACCTATATCGATGCCCTGAAGGAAGCCGTGGACGTGGTCACCGCTGTCACCGGCAGCCCGGATGTGAACATGCTCGGCGCCTGCTCCGGCGGCATTACCTGCACCGCCCTGCTGGGCCACTACGCAGCGATGGGGGAGCGCAAGGTCAACGCCCTGACCCTGCTGGTGAGCGTGCTGGATACCACCCTGGACACCCAAGTGGCCTTGTTCGTCGACGAACAGACCCTGGAAGCCGCCAAGCGCCACTCCTACCAGTCCGGCGTGCTGGAGGGCAAGGACATGGCGAAGATCTTCGCCTGGATGCGCCCCAATGACCTGATCTGGAACTACTGGGTCAACAATTACCTGATGGGCAACGAACCTCCCGTGTTCGACATCCTGTTCTGGAACAACGACACCACGCGCCTGCCGGCCGCCTTCCACGGCGACCTGATCGAAATGTTCAAGAACAACCCACTGACCCGGGCCGGCGCCCTCGAAGTATGCGGTACTGCCATCGACCTCAAGCAGGTCGACAGCGATATCTTCTGCCTGGCGGGCACCAACGACCACATCACGCCATGGACTTCGTGCTACAAGTCAGCACAGCTGTTCGGTGGCAAAGTGGAGTTCGTGTTGTCCAGCAGTGGTCATATCCAGAGCATTCTCAACCCGCCGGGCAACCCCAAGGCGCGGTTCATGACCAATAGCCAACTGACCTCCACCCCTGCCCAATGGCAGGAAGATTCAACCAAGCACACCGATTCCTGGTGGTTGTACTGGGCCGCCTGGCTGGCCGAGCGCTCAGGGGAACTGAAAAAAGCGCCACTCAAGCTGGGCAACAAGGCATACCCAGCC
- a CDS encoding primosomal protein N' → MPDVILRLALPSPLRRLFDYRAPAGMPASAFTPGMRLRVPFGRREMIGILVEVADQSEVPADKLKPASALLDPVSPLPAPLFKLCLWTAQYYQHSLGDTLSWALPVLLRQGELAEARQERFWLAAPGARQDDPRIKNAPRQREALAALAQHPHGVAHPLLSKLGLNKTSLDLLLEKELVQVEVRKHAPVPRHEHWLAQPELPLNSEQRAAFEAVRAGFDSFHAFLLAGVTGSGKTEVYLQLIRETLEAGKQALVLIPEINLGPQTLARFEQRFNARIALLHSAVNDRERLDAWLAARDGEADIIIGTRSALFTPMKHPGLIIIDEEHDGSYKQQEGLRYHARDLALVRARQENIPILLGSATPSLESLHNAYTGRYGLLKMEHRAGGAKPPKFLRLDVKSRPLDSGISGPMQQAIGQTLANGQQVLVFLNRRGFAPTLLCHDCGWLSECPRCDARTTVHQRSGELRCHHCGHVERVPRQCPKCNTVDLRPVGAGTERAEERLSILFPDYPVLRVDRDSTSRKDAMNQLFATIQKGQPCILVGTQMLAKGHHFPRVTLVSILDADGGLFSGDFRASERMAQLIVQVAGRAGRAEEPGKVIIQTHLADHPLLVQLTEQGYFAFAEQALSERRAAGLPPFAHLALLRAEAHKPGQAEGFLDEACGVAEQLLEQLQLSGIELLGPVPAPMERRAGRYRAQLLLQASARAPLHKLIASWLLNLEQMPSGRQVRWSLDVDPVDLY, encoded by the coding sequence GTGCCCGACGTCATCCTGCGCCTCGCCCTGCCCTCGCCGCTGCGACGCCTGTTCGACTACCGGGCGCCCGCCGGCATGCCGGCCAGCGCGTTCACCCCAGGCATGCGCCTGCGAGTACCGTTCGGCCGCCGGGAAATGATCGGCATCCTGGTGGAGGTCGCCGACCAGAGCGAAGTGCCCGCCGACAAGCTCAAGCCCGCCAGCGCCTTGCTCGACCCGGTCAGCCCGTTGCCGGCGCCGCTGTTCAAGCTGTGCCTGTGGACGGCGCAATACTATCAGCACAGCCTGGGCGACACGCTGAGCTGGGCTCTGCCAGTCCTGTTGCGCCAGGGGGAACTGGCCGAGGCCCGACAGGAACGCTTCTGGCTGGCCGCGCCGGGCGCCCGTCAGGATGACCCGCGTATCAAGAATGCGCCGCGTCAACGTGAAGCGCTGGCCGCACTGGCCCAGCACCCCCACGGCGTGGCCCACCCCTTGCTGAGCAAGCTGGGCCTGAACAAGACCAGCCTCGACCTGCTGCTGGAAAAAGAGCTGGTCCAGGTAGAAGTGCGCAAGCACGCGCCGGTACCACGCCACGAACACTGGCTGGCCCAGCCCGAGTTGCCGCTCAACAGCGAGCAGCGCGCCGCCTTCGAGGCCGTGCGCGCTGGCTTCGACAGTTTCCACGCCTTCCTGCTCGCCGGGGTTACCGGCAGTGGCAAGACCGAGGTCTACCTGCAACTGATCCGCGAAACCCTGGAGGCCGGCAAGCAGGCGTTGGTGCTGATCCCGGAGATCAATCTGGGCCCGCAGACCCTCGCCCGTTTCGAACAGCGCTTCAACGCGCGCATTGCCCTGCTGCATTCCGCCGTCAATGACCGTGAGCGCCTGGATGCCTGGCTGGCAGCCCGAGACGGCGAGGCAGATATCATCATCGGTACCCGCTCGGCATTATTCACGCCGATGAAACACCCCGGGCTGATCATCATCGACGAAGAGCACGACGGCTCCTATAAACAGCAGGAAGGCTTGCGCTATCACGCCCGAGACCTGGCGCTGGTGCGCGCGCGGCAGGAGAACATCCCCATTCTGCTGGGTTCGGCGACGCCGTCACTGGAAAGCCTGCACAACGCCTACACCGGCCGCTACGGCCTGCTGAAAATGGAACACCGCGCCGGGGGTGCCAAACCGCCGAAATTCCTGCGCCTGGACGTCAAGAGCCGGCCCCTGGACAGCGGCATCAGCGGGCCCATGCAGCAAGCCATCGGCCAGACCCTGGCCAACGGCCAACAGGTGCTGGTGTTTCTCAACCGGCGCGGTTTCGCCCCTACCCTGCTGTGTCACGATTGCGGCTGGCTGTCCGAATGCCCACGCTGCGACGCACGCACCACCGTGCACCAGCGCTCCGGCGAGTTGCGCTGCCACCACTGCGGGCACGTGGAGCGCGTGCCACGCCAGTGCCCCAAGTGCAACACCGTGGACCTGCGCCCCGTGGGGGCCGGTACCGAACGGGCAGAAGAGCGCCTGAGTATCCTGTTTCCCGATTACCCCGTGCTGCGGGTGGACCGGGACAGCACCTCGCGCAAAGACGCCATGAACCAGTTATTCGCCACCATTCAAAAAGGGCAACCGTGCATTCTGGTGGGCACCCAGATGCTCGCCAAAGGCCATCATTTTCCGCGGGTCACCCTGGTGTCGATCCTGGACGCGGACGGCGGCCTGTTTTCCGGTGACTTCCGCGCCAGCGAGCGCATGGCCCAGTTGATCGTGCAGGTAGCCGGCCGCGCAGGCCGGGCAGAAGAGCCGGGCAAGGTGATTATCCAGACCCACCTGGCCGACCACCCGCTACTGGTGCAACTGACCGAACAAGGCTACTTCGCCTTCGCTGAACAGGCCCTGAGCGAGCGCCGCGCCGCCGGCCTGCCGCCGTTCGCCCACCTGGCCCTGCTGCGCGCCGAAGCCCACAAGCCAGGCCAGGCCGAAGGCTTCCTCGACGAAGCCTGCGGCGTGGCCGAACAACTGCTGGAACAATTGCAGCTTTCGGGCATCGAACTGCTCGGGCCGGTGCCAGCGCCCATGGAACGCCGTGCCGGCCGCTACCGCGCACAGTTGCTGTTGCAAGCCAGCGCCAGGGCGCCACTGCACAAGCTGATCGCCAGCTGGCTGCTTAACCTGGAGCAGATGCCCAGCGGGCGCCAGGTGCGCTGGTCACTGGATGTGGACCCCGTGGATCTTTATTGA